A single Thermosipho affectus DNA region contains:
- the sdaAB gene encoding L-serine ammonia-lyase, iron-sulfur-dependent subunit beta — translation MSILKVLGPVMVGPSSSHTLGALKIARFTYKLLNGIPEEVTFILHGSFSKTHKGHGTDRALLAGIMGFKQDDPRIKHAFEIANEKKLKYSFAIEDLGDVHPNTVKIKCLKDNILHEIEGSSIGGGDIKITSIDSVPCNLSWDFDTLIIVNKDVPKALEKILDTIKVNVANLYLRRINALLERALTIIELDEPINNINEIKALSWVYECYFVRRDD, via the coding sequence ATGAGCATTCTAAAAGTTCTAGGCCCCGTTATGGTTGGCCCATCAAGTTCCCATACATTAGGAGCACTAAAAATTGCAAGATTTACTTACAAATTGTTAAACGGAATCCCAGAAGAAGTCACATTTATACTACACGGTTCATTTTCAAAAACTCACAAAGGCCATGGCACCGACAGAGCTTTACTTGCTGGTATTATGGGATTTAAACAAGATGATCCACGAATAAAACATGCATTTGAAATTGCAAATGAAAAAAAATTAAAATATTCTTTTGCAATCGAAGACCTTGGAGATGTCCATCCAAATACCGTTAAAATAAAATGTCTAAAAGACAATATATTACATGAAATTGAAGGTTCTTCAATAGGTGGTGGAGACATAAAAATTACAAGTATAGATTCTGTTCCATGTAACCTTTCTTGGGATTTTGATACATTAATTATTGTAAATAAAGATGTGCCTAAAGCTCTGGAAAAAATTTTGGATACGATTAAAGTTAATGTCGCAAATCTTTATCTTAGAAGAATCAACGCACTCCTTGAAAGGGCATTGACAATTATTGAGTTAGATGAACCTATTAACAATATAAACGAAATAAAAGCACTTTCTTGGGTATACGAATGCTACTTTGTTAGGAGGGACGATTAA
- a CDS encoding FecR family protein — protein MKKIIFLLLFFSSLMFSKLIVIPDATQVYTGGEVGIKISSDEKVFVDFNLGGFDDPDIIFDGTDKDYVKYIAPLVEGSDTIIFKTSKETATLTIYFVEKREDLKTAVAKVSNFSGNVAIKKKDIWEAITNNTIIEEGDEILTMENSFVEISFPDGSISRILENSQVLVEKLRYDGKVDIVLNLKKGENYNIIQKFLTSGSNFKVKTSSVTAGVRGTKFAVINKDGKINITTFEGTVFAYFKNGKILPVKSGFSVSSFAKPTKNTIPESEFEPKKETIEKPKGKAESITENAEIPPISIEPVNKNKTNYMVYSIAPEFNIGSVTLGIGFTAYSTEVGGNLYYGLPSSNPSTNIINAFTLNSVAFSLFGAKFRYGNMIPISLAMGFTTRDFYNFSAKTFDFAYENETMYLFIHLPYELSKIYPIEFTNSDSIFMGEFAIKFDLPFIGKSKLGISTVYDKDASPMYVENNSTPITLAYSFFAKKTLIDNIDLGVELSMEKGEKSTYGAFAGIYGKLSLLNITGGFYYHFKDFIPYYFNRNYAKLKYNNKLPAMNSNAAFGYLFGFDFDSNYATGRFYLYGFDPKLEGEGRIIVPAIGKFSGLFISAYYYDPTPFIDGLLSNDTNSYIKITYPLIGESFTGGILFEWNGTEWVENVIFGTEIGR, from the coding sequence ATGAAAAAAATAATTTTTCTATTACTATTTTTTTCCTCTCTTATGTTCTCAAAGCTAATCGTAATCCCAGATGCAACCCAAGTTTATACAGGTGGAGAAGTTGGGATAAAGATTTCTTCAGATGAAAAGGTATTTGTCGATTTTAATCTAGGAGGTTTTGACGATCCTGATATTATCTTCGATGGTACAGATAAAGATTACGTAAAATACATTGCTCCATTAGTTGAAGGAAGCGACACAATAATTTTTAAAACTTCAAAGGAAACTGCAACTCTAACAATATATTTTGTAGAAAAAAGAGAAGATTTAAAAACGGCTGTAGCAAAAGTCAGTAATTTTTCGGGAAATGTTGCAATAAAAAAGAAAGATATATGGGAAGCTATCACAAACAACACAATTATTGAAGAAGGCGATGAAATACTTACAATGGAAAATTCTTTTGTTGAAATATCTTTCCCAGACGGAAGCATTTCAAGAATACTTGAAAATTCTCAAGTTTTAGTGGAAAAACTACGATATGATGGTAAAGTAGATATTGTCCTAAACCTAAAAAAAGGAGAAAATTACAACATAATCCAAAAGTTTCTAACTTCTGGCTCAAACTTTAAGGTTAAAACATCCAGCGTTACAGCAGGTGTAAGAGGTACAAAATTTGCAGTAATTAATAAAGATGGAAAGATTAATATTACTACATTTGAAGGGACTGTGTTTGCATATTTTAAAAACGGAAAAATACTCCCCGTAAAAAGTGGATTCTCTGTTTCTTCATTCGCAAAACCTACAAAAAATACCATACCTGAAAGTGAATTTGAACCAAAAAAAGAAACTATTGAAAAACCAAAAGGTAAAGCAGAAAGCATCACCGAAAATGCGGAAATACCACCAATCTCAATTGAACCTGTGAATAAGAATAAAACAAATTATATGGTTTATTCTATTGCACCAGAATTTAACATTGGTTCTGTAACCCTTGGAATAGGTTTTACCGCATATTCCACAGAAGTAGGGGGAAATCTATATTATGGACTCCCATCTTCAAACCCAAGTACCAATATAATAAACGCATTTACATTGAATTCCGTTGCTTTTTCTTTGTTTGGAGCAAAATTTAGATATGGAAACATGATCCCAATTTCACTTGCAATGGGATTTACCACAAGAGATTTCTACAACTTCAGCGCAAAAACTTTTGATTTTGCGTACGAAAATGAAACAATGTATTTATTTATACACCTTCCATATGAACTTTCAAAGATTTATCCCATTGAATTTACAAATTCTGATTCAATCTTTATGGGAGAATTTGCCATAAAATTTGATCTTCCATTTATCGGCAAATCAAAACTAGGTATATCCACCGTATACGATAAAGATGCAAGTCCCATGTATGTTGAAAACAATTCCACTCCTATAACCTTGGCATACTCTTTCTTTGCCAAAAAAACACTAATCGATAACATAGACTTAGGTGTTGAACTTTCAATGGAAAAAGGAGAAAAAAGTACATATGGTGCGTTTGCGGGAATATACGGAAAACTAAGTTTGTTAAATATTACAGGAGGTTTCTATTATCATTTTAAAGACTTTATCCCGTACTACTTTAACCGAAATTATGCAAAATTAAAGTATAATAATAAACTTCCCGCTATGAATTCAAATGCGGCCTTTGGATATCTTTTTGGATTTGATTTCGATTCAAATTACGCTACAGGAAGATTCTATCTATACGGATTTGATCCAAAACTTGAGGGCGAGGGAAGGATAATAGTTCCTGCAATAGGTAAATTCAGTGGTCTATTTATATCAGCTTACTACTATGATCCCACACCATTTATCGATGGATTGTTAAGTAATGACACAAATTCATATATAAAAATAACATATCCATTAATTGGAGAGTCTTTTACCGGTGGAATACTATTTGAATGGAATGGCACCGAATGGGTTGAAAATGTAATCTTTGGAACTGAAATTGGGAGGTGA
- a CDS encoding HD domain-containing phosphohydrolase: protein MYAPYWIIGIEYKDRFVGKKSRYTYKINNIVFHLLGKDFNASVLKILSNEEIENIKVLDDFDRIPYIAANLNSSIRLSTLLRNIQEKICNLIDAEAASVLLYKEDHLEFLSTVGKASGKIESIPVPMESIAGTIFLKEKTLVFNDITKAPHFKGVDKASKFKTENIVGAPIYSGDKKVGVLEILNKKDGFSQKDAEIIEKFAKLIGKKLLSTWELEKMSNLFKSIILSFVTMIDKRDKYTHTHSNNVAKISRLIGEKMGLSENILEQLEYSAILHDVGKIGIPDSILLKQGNLTDEEYKIIQSHTIIGAEILSKIRYTNKDIISGALEHHERLDGSGYPCGKKDISLFGRIIAIVDVYDALTAKRPYKEPWPKEKVISILKKDSEKGKFDKKIVKILEEIAP, encoded by the coding sequence TTGTATGCACCATATTGGATAATAGGAATTGAATATAAAGATAGGTTTGTTGGTAAAAAAAGTAGATATACATATAAAATAAACAATATAGTATTCCATCTTTTGGGAAAAGATTTTAACGCAAGCGTTTTAAAGATATTATCTAACGAAGAAATAGAAAATATCAAAGTTTTAGACGATTTTGATAGAATACCATACATTGCTGCTAATTTAAATAGCAGTATAAGACTTTCTACGTTACTTAGAAATATCCAAGAAAAAATCTGCAATCTAATAGATGCAGAAGCAGCATCTGTATTACTTTACAAAGAAGATCACCTTGAATTTCTTTCCACTGTAGGAAAAGCAAGTGGAAAAATAGAAAGTATCCCCGTACCTATGGAATCAATAGCAGGTACTATATTTTTAAAAGAAAAAACGTTAGTATTTAACGATATTACTAAAGCTCCACACTTTAAAGGGGTAGATAAAGCGTCAAAATTCAAAACAGAGAATATAGTAGGAGCCCCCATATATTCTGGGGATAAAAAGGTCGGAGTGCTTGAGATATTAAATAAAAAAGATGGATTCTCGCAAAAAGACGCGGAAATCATAGAAAAATTTGCAAAGTTAATAGGAAAAAAACTGCTCAGTACATGGGAACTTGAAAAAATGAGTAATCTATTTAAAAGTATCATTCTATCATTTGTGACAATGATAGATAAAAGAGATAAATATACTCACACACATTCAAATAACGTTGCAAAAATTTCAAGATTAATAGGAGAAAAAATGGGGTTATCAGAAAACATCCTTGAACAACTCGAATATTCAGCAATTCTTCATGATGTTGGGAAAATAGGAATCCCCGATTCTATATTATTAAAGCAAGGAAATCTAACAGATGAAGAATATAAAATAATACAATCCCATACAATTATTGGAGCAGAAATTTTATCTAAAATCAGGTACACAAATAAAGATATAATTTCTGGTGCCCTTGAACATCACGAAAGATTGGATGGTTCAGGTTATCCTTGTGGAAAAAAAGATATAAGCTTATTTGGAAGAATTATAGCAATTGTAGATGTATACGATGCACTCACTGCCAAAAGACCGTATAAGGAGCCGTGGCCCAAAGAAAAAGTTATATCCATATTAAAAAAAGACAGTGAAAAAGGGAAATTTGACAAAAAAATTGTTAAAATACTAGAAGAAATAGCCCCTTAA
- the sdaAA gene encoding L-serine ammonia-lyase, iron-sulfur-dependent, subunit alpha, translating to MNTWNEILEMSKTMPLPDVILTIEMLEYGTDPQETKEKIGKILNVILEESKEQFGKKQKTLTGLTGDNAYKFKNYSPKLMGKFNYIATITALSISESNASMGRIAACPTAGASGIIPGVFYALHLTFKPDFEKLLNAFIVAGGIGNVIARKATLSGAAGGCQAEIGSAAAMAAGGLSYFFSEDEKITGNAAALALKSLMGLVCDPVGGFVEVPCVKRNGNIVNLAISSAELALSGIKSVIPLDEVVEAMYKVGKSLPETLRETGEGGIAATKTAATLLENIFKKFH from the coding sequence ATGAATACTTGGAATGAAATACTTGAAATGTCAAAAACTATGCCACTTCCAGACGTAATTTTAACTATCGAGATGCTAGAATATGGTACTGATCCACAAGAAACAAAAGAAAAAATAGGAAAAATTTTAAATGTAATTTTAGAGGAATCAAAGGAACAATTTGGGAAAAAACAAAAAACTTTAACGGGATTAACAGGAGACAATGCATATAAATTCAAAAATTACTCACCAAAGTTAATGGGAAAATTTAACTATATTGCCACAATAACAGCACTTTCTATATCTGAGAGTAATGCCTCTATGGGAAGAATCGCAGCATGCCCCACTGCTGGGGCTTCTGGAATTATCCCAGGAGTATTCTATGCTCTACACTTAACTTTTAAACCAGATTTTGAAAAATTACTTAACGCATTTATTGTAGCGGGCGGAATAGGAAACGTAATAGCTAGAAAAGCTACACTTTCTGGAGCGGCAGGCGGTTGCCAAGCGGAAATTGGAAGTGCAGCCGCAATGGCAGCAGGCGGTCTTTCCTATTTTTTCTCCGAAGATGAAAAAATAACCGGTAACGCAGCTGCATTAGCACTTAAATCATTAATGGGATTAGTCTGCGATCCAGTAGGAGGTTTCGTTGAAGTCCCTTGCGTAAAAAGAAATGGAAATATAGTAAACCTTGCAATTTCAAGCGCAGAATTAGCACTAAGCGGTATCAAAAGCGTTATACCTCTTGATGAAGTCGTCGAAGCAATGTACAAAGTTGGAAAAAGCCTTCCAGAAACACTCCGTGAAACAGGCGAAGGGGGAATCGCTGCAACAAAAACAGCAGCCACTTTATTGGAAAATATCTTCAAAAAATTTCATTAA